The following is a genomic window from Phyllobacterium zundukense.
CGGCGCCTGAGCCCGACCGGCGGCGCATTCGCGCGCCGGAATACGACCCGCTCGTTCTCGAGCGGCTGAAGCTCGGCGATTGACGAACTTGCCTCAGCGAACCGCCTTCACGCCCTCGAGTATGAGCGTGGTCGCAATATCCGCATATTCGTCGCGGGTGATCGGCCCATTTGGTCGAAACCACATATACACCCAGTTCATCATGCCAAACAGCGACATAGTCACCGGCATCAGCAAGGGCCTTTCCTTGCTGAGATCAGGGTTGATCTCGTAGATCACCGCGGAAAAGCGCTTGACGATCCGCCTTTCGATTGCCTGCAGCTCCGAAAGCTGTTCTGGCGACAGCGCGCTGGTGCCGTTGAGCTGTACCTTGTGTTCGTTGTCCCGGCCCTCGTAGTTCTTCAGCACGGCCTTCACGAGAAGTCGCAGCTGCTCCTGTGGGGCAACATCGCTGCGATCCGCCGCTTCGATCGCGCCGTCGAGCTCCGTCAGGTGCGTGCGCACGATATCGAAGATCAGCGCGTCCTTGCCG
Proteins encoded in this region:
- a CDS encoding TetR/AcrR family transcriptional regulator, with the translated sequence MARTRAVDFEEKQRGILTSAAAVFAEVGMEKASMSMIASHSNVSKALLYHYYPGKDALIFDIVRTHLTELDGAIEAADRSDVAPQEQLRLLVKAVLKNYEGRDNEHKVQLNGTSALSPEQLSELQAIERRIVKRFSAVIYEINPDLSKERPLLMPVTMSLFGMMNWVYMWFRPNGPITRDEYADIATTLILEGVKAVR